A genome region from Cucurbita pepo subsp. pepo cultivar mu-cu-16 chromosome LG02, ASM280686v2, whole genome shotgun sequence includes the following:
- the LOC111788429 gene encoding uncharacterized protein LOC111788429 codes for MSTTKSTPKAQADRLTLIEEEMLFLKEVPDTLRFLETRVTELSEKVVQVDAMGNRLDGLPIAELLFRVTSLEERVAPTSSPKPSDSPDSSVAHKEGRGEEFDILQNTMMSLFNGLADEFRSTVDDLQERMSAMSTRIEVTMKAVEGVTAGQTSTGSNKLRFPDPRAFKGNRDAKELENFIFDVEQYFKATTACTDDKKVTVAAMYLVDDAKLWWRTKVQDIEDGLCTIDSWEDLKRELREQFLPENAGHIAMEKIVALKHTGNIRDYVRQFSTLMLDIRGTAEKDKVFFFINGLQPWAKTKIHENRVQTLAAAMACAERLVDCGNEAGSQRRATPAPNNGGKPYRPPGHRNGSPNRSNGWTDRPPQNNQAGTSRGPYHQKNHPTTPLQCMLCKGPHKVSYCPHRASLTALQVSIQESNEARVETLLDKKEDHDNPRMGALKFLSALQRKVEPKEIIEKGLMFVDATINSRLSKSTLIDSGATHNFIADQEARRLGLTIGKDPGKMKAVNSEALPIVGVSKGVPFKIGDWTGELDLVVVRMDDFDVVLGMEFLLEHKVIPMPLAKCLVITDRNPTVIPASIKQPGNLRMISAIQLKRGLAREEPTFMAIPLIEEATTEETVPEEIKEVLDNYTDIMPESLPQTLPPRRGIDHEIELLPGVKPPAKNAYRMAPPELAELRKQLDELLKAGFIRPAKAPYGAPVLFQKKKDGTLRLCIDYRALNKVTVRNKYPLPIISDLFDQLHGAKYFTKLDLRSGYYQVRIVEGDEPKTTCVTRYGAFEFLVMPFGLTNAPATFYTLMNQVFYEYLDQFVIVYLDDIVVYSTTLEEHKVHLKLVFDKLRQNQLYVKKEKCAFAQTCINFLGHVVRCGQISMDSDKIKAIQEWKVPTSVSELRSFLGLANYYRRFVEGFSRRAAPLTELLKKDHPWSWSNDCQMAFENLKTTMTRGPVLGLVDVTKPFEVETDASDFALGGVLIQEGHPIAYESRKLNDAERRYTVSEKEMLAVVHCLRVWRQYLLGSQFVVKTDNSATCHFFDQPKLTAKQARWQESLAEFDFKFEHKAGKSNQAADALSRKGEHAALCMLAHIHSSKIDGSMRDIIKEHLHKDPSAKVVVELAKAGKTRQFWVEGDLLITKGNRLYVPRTGELRKKLI; via the coding sequence ATGTCGAcgacaaagtcgacacccaaaGCACAAGCCGATCGGCTTACGctaatagaggaggaaatgctgttcctcaaagaagtccctgaCACCCTCCGTTTCCTGGAAACACGGGTGACCGAACTGAGTGAGAAAGTCGTCCAAGTCGACGCAATGGGCAACCGCCTagatgggttgccaatcgcagaactgctgtttcgagtgacctcgctcgaagaaagagttgctcCTACGAGCAGCCCAAAACCGTCTGATAGTCCGGATAGCTCTGTCGCACACAAAGAGGgacgtggcgaagagttcgACATACTACAAAAcacaatgatgagtttgttcaatggattGGCTGATGAATTCAGATCAACAGTCGACGACCTCCAAGAAAGGATGTCCGCCATGAGCACTCGAATTGAAGTTaccatgaaagccgtggaAGGTGTCACGGCTGGACAAACTAGTacaggatccaacaaactaaGGTTCCCAGACCCTAGAGCCTTCAAAGGGAATCGGGAcgccaaagagttggagaacttcatcttcgacgtcgaacagtacttcaaagccacaacgGCTTGTACCGACGACAAGAAGGTGACTGTAGCTGCGATGTATCTCGTAGACGACGCCAAACTGTGGTGGCGTACGAAGGTGCAAGACATCgaggatggattgtgcacCATTGACTCATGGGAGgacctcaagagagagttgagggaaCAATTCCTCCCCGAAAATGCAGGACACAtagcaatggagaaaataGTAGCCCTGAAACACACTGGAAACATACGGGACTACGTCAGACAATTCTCAACCCTGATGCTGGATATCAGGGGTACAGcagagaaggacaaggtgttcttctttataaatggtctacaaccgtgggccaaaacaaagatACATGAGAACAGGGTCCAAACCCTAGCTGCCGCAATGGCCTGCGCCGAGAGACTCGTGGACTGTGGGAACGAAGCAGGATCCCAAAGAAGAGCGACACCAGCCCCAAACAATGGGGGCAAACCATACCGACCACCAGGCCATCGAAATGGAAGCCCCAACAGATCGAATGGATGGACggatagacctcctcagaacaatcaagcggggacatctcgAGGGCCTTACCACCAAAAGAACCACCCGACGACGCCTTTGCAATGCATGCtgtgtaaaggcccccacaaggtatcctactgtcctcatcgggcctctctcactgcactccaagtgtccattcaagagagcaatGAGGCAAGGGTCGAGACTTTGCTAGACAAGAAGGAAGATCACGACAACCCCCGAATGGGCGCactcaaattcttgtcagccctccaACGGAAAGTCGAACcgaaggagataatagagaaagggcttATGTTCGTAGATGCCACCATAAACTCTCGACTGAGCAAGAGCACTCTGATAGACTCTGGAGcaacccacaacttcattgcTGATCAAGAAGCCagaagattgggactcaccataggAAAAGACCCGGGGAAAATGAAAGCTGTCAACTCCgaggccttgcctattgtgggagtttccAAAGGAGTCCCCTTCAAAATAGGGGATTGGACTGGAGAGCTAGACCTTGTCGTGGTTCGCATGGACGACTTCGATGTGGTACTTGGGATGGAGttcctcctagaacacaaGGTCATCCCAATGCCATTGGCaaaatgcttggtgatcaccgaccgtaaccccacagtaatacctgcaagcatcaagcaaccaGGTAATCTTCGGATGATCTCGGCCATACAGCTGAAAAGGGGACTCGCACGAGAGGAACCTACCTTCATGGCCATACCACTGATAGAAGAGGCAACCACCGAAGAGACTGTCCCAGAGGAAATCAAGGAAGTATTAGACAACTATACCGACATAATGCCAGAGAGTCTACCACAAACACTACCACCTCGTCGAGGCATTGACCACGAAATCGAACTCCTCCCCGGGGTTAAGCCGCCAGCGAAGAATGCATACCGGATGGCTCCACCCGAGCTAgccgaattgaggaaacaactagaCGAGTTGCTGAAGGCGGGATTCATTCGCCCGGCAAAGGCCCCTTATGGAGCCCCCGTACTattccagaagaagaaggatgggacgttGCGTCTGTGCATAGACTATAGAGCCTTAAATAAGGTGACAGTACGCAACAAATATCCTCTGCCGATAATATCCGACTTGTTCGACCAACTTCACGGGGCCAAGTACTTCACGAAGTTGGACTTGCGATCAGGATATTATCAAGTACGTATTGTCGAAGGGGACGAACCCAAGACAACGTGCgtaacaagatatggggccttCGAATTCCTAGTAATGCCCTTTGGCTTGACAAACGCCCCAGCTACGTTCTACACGTTGATGAACCAGGTTTTCTACGAATACCTGGATCAGTTCGTCATAGTATACCTCGACGACATTGTTGTTTACAGCACAACCCTCGAGGAACACAAAGTGCACTTGAAGTTAGTGTTTGACAAGCTCCGGCAGAACCAGCTGTatgtgaagaaggagaaatgtgcattcgcacaaacatgcatcaacttccttggacatgtcGTCAGATGTGGACAAATCAGTATGGATAGCgacaagataaaagctatccaagaatGGAAGGTTCCTACTTCCGTATCTGAGTTGAGGTCCTTCTTAGGACTAGCCAACTACTATAGGCGgttcgtcgaagggttttcacgacgAGCCGCCCCATTGACAGAGCtgttgaagaaagaccacccttggtcgtggtcgAATGATtgtcaaatggcctttgaaaatctgaaaacaaccatgacgaggggtcCTGTCCTCGGGTTGGTTGACGTCACAAAGCCATTTGAAGTGGAAACCGATGCTTCCGACTTTGCTCTCGGTGGGgtccttattcaagaaggccaccccatcgcttacgaaagtcgaaagctcaaCGATGCCGAACGAAGATACACTGTCTCCGAGAAAGAAATGCTGGCTGTAGTCCATTGCCTTCGAGTCTGGAGACAGTATCTCTTAGGATCGCAGTTCGTAGTGAAGACGGATAACAGCGCCACTTGCCACTTCtttgatcaaccaaaattaacaGCAAAACAAGCCCGGTGGCAGGAGTCGTTGGCTGAATTCGACTTCAAGTTCGAACACAAAGCGGGAAAGAGTAATCAAGCAGCCGACGCGCTGAGTCGGAAGGGCGAACATGCGgccctgtgcatgttagcccatattcattcaagtaagatcgacggatcgatgcgcgacatcatcaaagaacaCTTACACAAAGACCCATCGGCCAAAGTTGTTGTCGAACTAGCTAAAGCTGGAAAGACACGGCAGTTTTGGGTTGAGGGGGACCTCCTGATAACCAAAGGAAACAGATTGTACGTCCCAAGAACGGGGgaactgaggaagaagctcattTAG